The following proteins come from a genomic window of Streptomyces sp. NBC_01716:
- a CDS encoding response regulator transcription factor has protein sequence MAAPVRVLLADDEHLIRGAFAALLGLEDDLTVVAEAASGPEALAMALAHRPDVAVLDLQMPGADGVKVATSLRTELPSCRTMIVTSHGRPGHLKRALAAGVRGFVPKTVSALQLAEIIRTVHAGNRHVDPELAADAISAGDSPLTVREAEVLELAADGAPIADIAAWASLSQGTVRNYLSSAASKLGASSRHTAVRLARERGWV, from the coding sequence CTGGCCGCTCCCGTACGCGTCCTCCTCGCCGACGACGAGCATCTGATCCGCGGCGCCTTCGCCGCGCTCCTCGGTCTGGAGGACGACCTGACCGTCGTCGCCGAGGCCGCCTCCGGTCCCGAGGCGCTGGCGATGGCGCTCGCGCACCGCCCGGACGTGGCCGTGCTCGATCTCCAGATGCCGGGCGCCGACGGTGTGAAGGTCGCCACATCGCTCCGTACCGAACTGCCCAGCTGCCGCACGATGATCGTCACCAGCCACGGCCGGCCCGGTCATCTCAAGCGGGCCCTCGCGGCGGGCGTACGCGGCTTCGTACCGAAGACCGTCAGCGCCCTCCAGCTCGCCGAGATCATCCGCACTGTCCACGCCGGAAACCGGCATGTGGACCCCGAGTTGGCCGCCGACGCGATTTCGGCCGGGGACTCGCCGCTGACCGTGCGCGAGGCCGAGGTGCTTGAGCTGGCCGCCGACGGGGCGCCGATCGCCGACATCGCGGCGTGGGCCTCGCTGTCGCAGGGCACCGTACGGAACTATCTGTCGTCCGCCGCGTCCAAACTGGGGGCTTCGAGTCGGCATACGGCGGTGCGTCTCGCCCGCGAGCGAGGTTGGGTATAG
- a CDS encoding sensor histidine kinase yields the protein MARTRATGSWAGKSKPAKVEIYTRWSFHSFALVEVGVVALPLLRADSPVGGWFLLLVCAHALVAAAASSYALSWALGRQARPVRLLIATAVLTTVGIVAAMSVFPREPNVEEAQSVAYLLVTFAGFGVGALAVGVRRVRSMLLMVLATLVVVAVAGLVFRVGFAAVLGNVMGVLLASLALVFACGFSVWLAKSVWELDSARELQARLAVAEERLRFGRDMHDVMGRNLAVIALKSELALQLARRGGTEQAAEQMAEVQRIARESQREVRAVVRGYREVDLHTELEGARGVLEAAGIGFQLDLEGAAGAVPGGVEELPGGLYGGLTPEVRSALGWVVREAATNVLRHGDARHCTVRLTVREGDDAVLVVENDGLPEQGVLVRVGSGGTPRTAGAGLAGLRERLATLGGTLDAGPVAGARFRLTARVPLPAPSASSAPSGDATAAEPVAHRPVSDEVTA from the coding sequence ATGGCGAGGACGCGGGCGACGGGCTCATGGGCCGGGAAGAGCAAGCCGGCCAAGGTCGAGATCTACACCCGCTGGTCCTTCCACTCCTTCGCGCTGGTCGAGGTGGGGGTCGTCGCACTGCCCCTCCTGCGCGCCGACTCCCCGGTCGGCGGCTGGTTCCTGCTGCTGGTCTGCGCCCACGCGCTCGTGGCCGCCGCCGCCAGTTCGTACGCCCTGTCCTGGGCGCTCGGCAGGCAGGCCCGGCCGGTCCGGCTCCTGATCGCGACGGCCGTGCTCACCACCGTCGGCATCGTGGCGGCGATGAGCGTGTTCCCCCGGGAACCGAACGTGGAGGAGGCCCAGTCCGTCGCCTATCTGCTGGTCACGTTCGCCGGCTTCGGCGTCGGGGCGCTGGCCGTCGGCGTCCGCCGGGTGCGGAGCATGCTGCTGATGGTGCTGGCCACGCTGGTGGTCGTGGCGGTGGCCGGCCTGGTGTTCCGAGTGGGGTTCGCCGCCGTCCTGGGGAATGTGATGGGGGTGCTGCTGGCCTCACTGGCACTGGTCTTCGCCTGCGGCTTCTCCGTCTGGCTGGCCAAGTCCGTGTGGGAGCTGGACAGCGCCAGGGAACTCCAGGCGCGGCTCGCCGTCGCCGAGGAGCGGCTGCGGTTCGGCCGTGACATGCACGACGTCATGGGCCGCAATCTGGCGGTGATCGCGCTCAAGAGCGAACTCGCCCTGCAACTGGCGCGGCGCGGCGGTACGGAGCAGGCGGCCGAGCAGATGGCCGAGGTGCAGCGGATAGCGCGGGAGTCGCAGCGCGAGGTGCGGGCCGTCGTACGGGGGTATCGCGAAGTGGATCTGCACACCGAACTGGAAGGCGCACGAGGGGTGTTGGAGGCCGCGGGCATCGGTTTCCAGCTGGACCTGGAGGGGGCGGCCGGAGCTGTCCCGGGCGGCGTCGAAGAGCTGCCCGGCGGGCTCTACGGCGGGCTGACTCCCGAGGTGCGCTCCGCCCTCGGGTGGGTGGTCCGGGAAGCCGCCACGAACGTGCTGCGGCACGGGGACGCGCGGCACTGCACGGTACGGCTGACGGTACGAGAAGGGGACGACGCGGTGCTGGTCGTGGAGAACGACGGGCTGCCCGAACAGGGAGTCCTGGTCCGGGTGGGTTCGGGTGGCACACCCAGGACGGCCGGGGCCGGGCTCGCCGGGCTGCGCGAGCGGCTGGCCACGCTGGGCGGCACGCTCGACGCGGGCCCGGTGGCCGGTGCGCGCTTCCGGCTCACCGCCCGGGTGCCGCTGCCGGCGCCGTCCGCTTCGTCCGCTCCGTCCGGGGACGCGACCGCCGCCGAGCCGGTGGCGCACCGTCCCGTATCCGACGAGGTGACCGCGTGA
- a CDS encoding ABC transporter permease, whose product MSTAFAQNRETAAEGRTTTVAGRLGALARAEMTMLVRNRTMLFMALFMPVFLILSTKASLKNVDLSGTGLNITEVALTGGIGMVLLMVVYMNLTSAYTARREELVLKRLRTGEVSDQEILAGTALPAASLALAQCVVLVVAGVAVLDVSAPQRPELLVLGVLAGIGLMAALAAASASFTRTVESAQITTLPMLLISAMGSGLFVPLEALPDNVASVCELLPMTGLVTLVRAGWLGGASGGDLLTAGLNTLVWTVLAVFAVRQWFRWEPRR is encoded by the coding sequence GGAGACGGCCGCCGAGGGCCGGACGACGACCGTGGCGGGACGGCTGGGGGCGCTCGCGCGGGCCGAGATGACCATGCTCGTACGCAACAGGACGATGCTCTTCATGGCCCTGTTCATGCCGGTCTTCCTGATCCTCTCGACCAAGGCCTCGCTGAAGAACGTCGATCTGAGCGGGACCGGGCTGAACATCACGGAGGTCGCGCTGACGGGCGGCATCGGCATGGTGCTGCTCATGGTCGTCTATATGAACCTCACCTCCGCCTACACCGCCCGGCGCGAGGAACTGGTGCTCAAGCGGCTCCGTACGGGCGAGGTCTCCGACCAGGAGATCCTGGCCGGGACCGCGCTGCCCGCCGCATCGCTGGCGCTCGCGCAGTGCGTCGTGCTGGTCGTCGCCGGGGTCGCGGTCCTGGACGTGAGCGCTCCGCAGCGGCCCGAGCTGCTGGTCCTTGGGGTACTGGCGGGCATCGGGCTGATGGCGGCGCTGGCCGCCGCTTCGGCGTCGTTCACCCGTACCGTGGAGAGCGCGCAGATCACCACTCTGCCGATGCTGCTGATCTCGGCGATGGGATCGGGACTGTTCGTACCGCTGGAGGCGCTGCCGGACAACGTCGCCTCGGTCTGCGAGCTGCTGCCGATGACCGGGCTCGTGACCCTGGTGCGGGCCGGCTGGCTGGGCGGCGCTTCGGGCGGCGACCTGCTGACGGCGGGACTGAATACCCTGGTCTGGACGGTGCTGGCGGTGTTCGCTGTCAGGCAGTGGTTCCGCTGGGAGCCGCGGCGCTGA